gttgcaagcgccatgctctaccaactgatacGAGAGTGACACCCTGACCCCAAACTCTTTTCACTGTGTAAGGAGTTAGGGGGCTAAAGAAACTAAGACACTATGGAATGAGGAGGatagaacagaagagaggaagaagttcCCCTGAGCATAGACAGATGCCACAccacattacacaccacagaatTGAGGACCTTTAATTCTGTCCCCCTCAGGCTGGGGACTGGTCCCTCATCTTACTGGCCCCCCCTCCTTTTTCATTCAGCTTTTCATGCATCTTTTACAAAGATTGGTGTATCAGTGGACATTTTTACCTTGACTTTTACTCTCCACACAATATTACTGTCAATTTGCATACAATTGAGAACACTGCGAGTATTGGCTATATGGCTAGGTTATTTTCTGAATGCACACTTCCGTAGTATAAGTAGAGACCCAGTCCTTTTATTGTGTTTAAATGTAAAGACAATGGGTCTTATAATCTGCTGTGTTCAAGGGACAGAAGACCCATaacgcacacacaaaaaacacccgTTCGTGTAAGCCTCTGACTGTATCTGAATCAACTTCACTTAAGTCTATCAGACGTCATACAGCGTCACATTTCCAGAAGTAGACCTATTGTCTATGCAGATTTTAAAAATGATCTGTAAATATCAATGGTGTGTATCAATCATTGTCTCGCCATAGGAAAATGTAGCATGTAGTGTCAGTTTGAATAGCTCGCATAGGCCTACTACGACAGCAGGCCTTGTCAAACGATTATTTTAAAAGTCATGCAACATTGTCCTATAAGACTGGATGTCAAAATATACTAACGTTAAACCATAAATTCTCATTTGCATTCAGAATAAATTAGTTCTTGACATCCTTTTTGCCTTTGCACACAAACTTTGCTGAAGTGTCTGAATTTGACATTTTTGCGTCCCATGACAGATCTGTACAATGGACATCCGGTAGTAGCGTGACGTCACAGCACGCCACTGTGTTGCAACTGATCTCTCTAGTCATGTCACAATTTAAACAGCTGTGTGTGACCAACTGTAACAACACTGACATCCGTAGAACAGGCTACGCCCAGCTCTACGGtcgacaaaaaaaatatatatagttcaGTGAACAGAATTTAGGCTTGATCCACACAAACGCTCCTCACATTAGATCAAGATTTCTCATTTCAAACCTGCATGATTAGGCTATCATTAATAGTAGTGCCTAGTGGTGCCTATCCAAGTTGATGGTGAGTTGGGCTACTACAGTGTCGACGCAGTTGTGCGCATGCCTGTGTGTAAGAAGCCAGGGCAAAAGAGGATATAAATGGCAGATATTTGGTTATGGAATATTGGCATGTTGTCAAGCTGCTTAACTCCCTATTGTGCAATCGCTTTTAACCTTAAaatgacacatactgtatgaccTGCATCCCTACCACCGCCGTCTCCTAGGTCCATACCGCACTTAGGCTATGATCACCGTCCCCTGCACCATCCCATATGAAGTGCATGGATCTTTTCTTTGGATTAACACTTTTAAGCAAGGAAGTGGCTGCGTTAAAATGACATAGTCTATGCTATAATTGTCATATGGCTAATCTGCTGTTGGATAAAATAGCATTTCAATTTGGACTACTTTTAGTTCATGTAGTTGCGGTCAAATAACGTAGCCTAAGCTCCATAAGGCTAGAGACTACTGTATGTACAAGCATGTTATTTAATGCCCTCTTAGGTTACTTCCTTCAAGAATAAGGCTCCATTGTGACACGCAATGAATGTTCTAAAAGTGTCATACACTTATGTGCGTTGAATCATCAGGAACATGCGTGGACCAATACTAAATAATTAAACATTGTATAAGGCCGATCCTAACCTGTCCATATTTGCTATTCAAAGCCTGTGTACAAATAGTAGCCTAAATACTATGTTCGGCAAACACAAGTGATCTAAACAAAAGCAAATGCCTAATACCCAGCAAAATAAAACAGCATATAATACGGCCCTATTGAATCACTGCAGTAGCCTTAGCCAATGCAGGCCGGTGTTGCTGCATCTCCCACGAACACGGGCACCTCGGATTGTTCATGCTCAAtgatatttgaaatgttttttatatatttttttatatatagataGACATGCAGCCTATGCTACAACGACCTTACCTTAACCTCAATTTCAGATATGAGTCTGTTTTTCACCGAAATAGACGTAAAATCAGTCGATGTGGTACCAGTATCAATGAACCAGTGAGCAAATTATGAACAGAGCCTCGCGACGCGGTGTTTCTTCGCCGGCATAGTAGTCAAGTAGCCTATATCCTCAATCGAACTGTGGGATCAGTATGAAGACATCTGGCTAATAAAGGCAGATAATGCGCTAATTACATGTCAGTTCCCGGCCGTGGCTAGTGGGACCACGCGACTGCCATGAAAGGTGTCTTGCAGCCAGGCTAAAATGCTTGATCAAATAATCCAAGCCGGTGGGCTCGGATACACTGTCCACTTGATAGCCTAcgcgctccctctccctccagtcgTGATACTGCTAGAGAGATTTCGGCATTAGTGCGGCGAAGGAACTCACCTCCGtatagcgagagagacagagagagagaagtattatctacttcacttgctttggcaatgttaacacatgtttcccatgtcaataaaaattgaaattttaattgaattgagagagagacagaaagggggggggggggactttacCCGTTATAAATGGTGCCAGGGGTTTACAGATAGAAATAGAGATGCCCTATGATTATTTTCCTTAGAAATAGAGATGCATTATAATTATTTTCCTATCTCTATGAAATTGTTTGAATGTGTTAGATGCCCCCTTCCATTCCCCGTGGACATATTTCATTTGAGAACATGTAGTTTGCAACTATTGGAAGGTAGTTTATGTCATAccgggattttttgttgttgtaattgttgaattaaattttttattattagtttatttttatttaaccaatatttaactaggcaagtcagttaagaacaaatcattatttacaatgcgctgggccaattgtgtgccgccctatgggactcccaatcacggccggatgtgataccacttggattcgaaccagggactgtagtgacgcctcttgcacgaGATGCAGTGCCACTGCGCCACTCCGGAAGTGGAATTATTGGCAAGTAGGCATATTATTAAAAGTGAATTCACATAAACTCATTGTATTACTGGTATATAAACGGATAATAAACAGTTAACTACAGAGCGGGAAGTAGGAGGGctaagggtgctgcagcaccccatgaaaatctgaattaaaaaacaatatacatttttaaaaagcacacCCACCTATGGATACATCTATGGATAACTAAATAAAAGATTTGTACCTGAAGTGACATTAAAATGAATCTACTTCAACCTACAGTAATTGTTCTCTCCTCATCTATTAATAACATGAATGTCACCTAACGAAGAGCCTTTCATACAGGGAGCATCTTATGGAATGCATCTATTAAGGAAAAGTGGGCCTATGTTATGTAACAGAGGTGGTTCTCTGAACCGTCTCTTCCCCCAGCAACTGTATCGCCATGAGTCTGACGAGGGAAGACTATGTGAACCATTCACAACCTTGCCAGAGACCTGAAGATGTGTGATAGTGAAAAGGACATCAGTGTGCTGCTAACAGTTTAGCTTTCTCCACTGTTCCTGTCCCCATATCAGACTCAAACTAGTGATCCTCTGCTTCCCAACACACATGAGCTAAACAAACGGTACCAATTGGATAGCTTCATCGGCGACATCTCATGCTAGATGTGGAGTGAGTTTACGGCACGTTCTTAACTCCGTTACAATAGCACCTCCCCAAACTAATTCCTGCAGGATTTAGGTTAGTGGGCTACCACATTCTTGTAGCTCACAATGTGGAACACAGGAGGCAGTTCGAATCCTTGTCAGTCACATTGGTGCCTTAACCGGATGGATGTCGCGAGGTGGGGTTGGTTGAAGTGCAATGAAGGTGATTTGGCAAGAGGTAACTAGGACTAGGCTTGCAATTTGATCTccttatcatgacacaaggcgagacccaaatacagacacaggaggcagatggttggagtcttacaatgtttattaatccaaaaggagtaggcaagagaatggtcgtggacaggcaaaaggtcaaatccagatcagagtccaggaggtacagagtggcagacaaagtccagaaacaggcaagggtcaaaaccaggaggactagaaaaaggagaaatgcaaaaagcaggagaatgggAAAACCGCTTGTTgtcttggaaacatacaagacaaactggcacagagagacaggaaacacaggaataaatacactggggaaaataagcgacacctggagggggtggagacaatcacagggacaggtgaaacagatcagggcatgacactcTTGACATATTTTTGGGAAATGCCAACCTTTCAGAACTTTGGATCTCCAGACAGAGAACGAAAACAGAATACATGACTTGAAATTCTCTAAAAGGAATATATCTTGCCATGAAAATCAACCGTGCGCTATGGTTGATCTGGATAGATCAACTGACAATAAAGTTTTGAAATTCACACAAAAAGCAGGACTCCTGCACAATGTAGCCCTGTTGTGACTGTGTGCGTTTTCCTTTAATTGATGGGGCTGGGAGGATCTTTTGCGGAAGTGAGCATTTTTTGTTTATCTAAAAGGGGCGTTCCCCAAAGTGTCAAAGAGGTTCATTCTGCATGTGTGCTTTCGGATATTGTAGCACACGATCAACGAAGCAAGAAATTGTAACATTCTTCTGTGACCAGTGATATTTTCTCAATCTGTTATTATGTCAGAATCGATCAAGAATGTTGCAATATTTGGGGCCACGGGAATGACCGGACTGGTGACCTTACCACTGGCTGTTGCAGCGGGTAGGCAACGtttctaaatgacatcatttacaaatgattgTAGGAGATGATTAATGATATGAGTGATATGATATGATTAGGTTAATGATATGTTATTTACACAATCCCTCATATAGCATTTGCTGTGTAGACTGGTCCAAAGGTGATCGGAGTGTTTTGCAATGTTTCTAAACTAGCAGACATCTGTCATTAACATATGCTATGCTAGTGTAATTGGAAGTATCAACGGTCAGCTGAGCTATTTGTGACAGCCTTCCTCTGGGAAAAAACAGGTCTTCTATATTGTGCTGTTATTTTATATTCTATTCCAATCTGAACTATGCTATTAATTACACAGTTTCAAATTAATATAAACATTTATATAAAATGCACACTCAATCACATGTGACAAACGTGCTAAAATAAGCAGATATAATTTGGCTTATTTGATTCCCAAGCGTTTTCGTTTCCTTGTTCTGAGATCACGAGACAAAGGTGTTGAGTCATGCAAGTCGTTATAGGGTTCTGCTGACACATGATTGTGATGAGTGCATAGCAGATACGTGATAAAGTCCGCTGTCTGCTTATCGCGCTTATCCAGAACACTGGATAACATCAATTCGATCCATGGCCGTGCTCTAGAATTGAGATCGATTCGTCAAAAATGAACCAGTTMCCTGCATTACATATTCCACTCATCTTCAGATTCCCATCAGACTCAAATTCTTCTGGATCAGTGGTAGATGATAAGATAAGATGAGTCAATAAATTCACAAATCTTCTTTGTTCATCATTGTCCACAGGTTACAATGTGACAGTGCTGGTGAGGGACCCTGCCAGGCTGCCTGCAGAACACAAAGCCTGCAGGGTGGTGGTGGGAGATGTCCTCAATAAGGAGGATGTGAAGAAGACCATAGAGggtcaggatgttgttatcatcaTTCTAGGCACCAGGAGTGACCTCAGTAAGTTTAGGCAATCTTTCATTAGTAAGTTATAGGAATGTTAAGTTCGTAAAAACATATGTGCAGTTGTGTGAATAAAACCAAGTTAGAACAGATATGTtataggggttgggttaaatgcagaagacacgtttcagttgaaggcattcagttgtacaactgactaggtatccccctttccctttatacTGAAATCAATCTTGAAGTGAAAATCAAAATGTGTTCAGGAGtctcattaaaacatgttttctcctctgaggtaaaaatatgttttgtaataATATTCAGGGTGAGTTGCAGTAACTAACTGCACTAGTGGTTGCTTAGGCCAGGATAATGGTCAGTatgttcatgtttaagttgtaaTCCACAGGTCCCACAACAATGATGTCAGAAGGAACCAGAAACATCCTAGACGCCATGAAGGCTCGGGGGATCCGCAAAGTAGTTGGCTGCATGTCGGGTACAGAGGAATCTTGGACAGTCAGGGTTACAGAATCTTTCCAACTTCCAATAAACCACCATAAAGAAACCATATCCTTATATCGTCCCCCTCTCTGCTTCACAGCCTTCCTTCTATGGGACCGGTCTAAAGTGCCACCCAGGCTCCTGCCGGTCACGGAGGACCATGATAGGATGTACATGGTGTTGAAGGAGTCAGGGCTGGATTTTGTGGCTGTCATGCCCCCTCACATCGACGGTTAGTCATCGCCCTTCCTCATTTCCTGAATCAGTAGAAATGTAatactgtactaccattactgtaagTGATTCCAGTAATGACATGATAGGCCTATCATCCTTCCTCACActctaacccactgggcacagattcaacatctattccacattggttcaatgtaattttatTGAAATTATGTGGGAAAAATGTTGATTCaaagtgtgtgcccagtgggtatgtaCTGGATGGATTAGTGTTATTCAACTGATATTAAAATAAATAGTCgcacactcaattattattatttttttatttttttatagtttACAGTTTATTCGCCATTGGTCAGCACCTGTATATTAAATATGTTCTCTGGGGGTGCTCCAGCTCATGCTTTTAATTCAACTGATATTAAACATGATAAACATATTGAGTAAACATTTTCTGAATAATATAAATGCACTGCTATTCCCAACAGATAACTTCCCTTTGACTGAGAAGTACACAGTGACAGAGAACATGCTGAAAGGGCGCGTCATTTCCAAATATGACTTGGGACACTTTTTCGTCAAGTGCTTGTCCATCTCTGACTGGGACAGGAAGACCGTTGGGGTTTGCGGGGAGTACAGTTAACCCGAACAAGACagagccctcctccttccctgttTCCATGAAGCAGTTACCACAGCTGGCCTATCAGACACCGCAACTTAGATCTTATTTCTACAGGCCAATCTTTCTTGCTTGAAAGAAATGGCAGCTTTGGCTTTTGctaatgttttgtaattattttcattATCTTGACAATGGATATTATAATGTAGGAAAAACATAATATGTTAATCATCTTTGTAGTTGTGTGTGGGTCTCAGACTTTGTGCAGACCTATatcgttaaaaaaataaaataataatcctaACAGCAATTTAATGTtgaatgtacagtatgagtgCAAAGTGAGTCAGCAAATAGGCCTATGTGCTATTGATAGCCTAGGACTACTTGTAGCCTGATCGTGTGCTGTGCAAACAAATGTAGACTACAAATGTATATATTCCTAAGAATCATATCATATGTCATCATTTTATAGCTTGCTTTTGAAATAAAGGGTTGCCAGTCTTTGTGTCACTCTCTCTAGAAAACCATGTCAACAATGTTTATCAGATATATTTGCTGGCACTATGTTGCTATTGAGGGTGAACAGCTGAAATGGAGCTTGAACCAATAACTGTGGTTATAGGTGAACTAGCACCTGACCTGTGCCATGAAGGTCTCAAAGTCTTCTTGGCAGAGGCAGTAGTACACTCACATACAGAGTCACTATTTCCGATATCTAGAAGTGTCGTGTACACAACCCCTTCTGTGAACACTTCAAACAAAAGCTTAGAGACTGCTGGGACTATCCCACCACTGTCAACACCATAGATGACATTTCCTTTATCTACTGCAATTCTGACTAGTTTGAATTTCTAATGTGGCGATTGAAACAAACATTTGAGAAGCGTTCTGCTTGAATATAGAGACAAACAGGTAGGCATGCAATGACTTGCGTAGCCTAATATCACAGTATCATGGGTATGCAAAGCATTCAGTAACTTGTTGAGCAAAGTACCTCGTGACAGTCCATAGCTGGCTTTGTCAAAATAGGCCAGCCTACTGTAAACCCAAAGAAAGTTGCTTGCTTATCATAAACtcgtgttttttttaaacttgtaaTACAGGACATATTTTAATTTAGTATTATTTGAGAAATGTTATCCGATTCACATGCATTAGTAATTTGccttaaatatgtattttttgttcttATGTAGGCTACCCTAGTGATGTAATGCACTCATGTAACTCGCCGCTTGTCACTATTTCCAGCACGCAGGGAAAAGACTACAGTATGAAGATAAGCTAAAACTGTTCCTCCAATAGAAATCGTTGATCACACTTGGGGTGCGTTGGTAAAttaattctggctatctactccgatttcagcgCATGCTTATCtgaattcatcagttattctgcgctctggcacactcagacaagagtgcacTGATAGCCAAAATCAATTTACGAAAGACCCAAAGattgacaacgctctgaatttaagaACGACCTGAGCACACTGCAACACTGGAggcaatttacgaacgcacccttgtAGATGAATGCATgacgacgttggctagctaaactcatgcGTAGAAACACGTTATCGGGTCTAACAGTCGTCTCGCGACAAATCACAGGCAAAAGTTGTTTTGACGAAAATTAAAACGTTTCAGTTTGTCACGAAGTTGGAGTAATAatatgttcaactacttaagataTTGGCTCGAATCTAGCGTGTgcttttagatttcgagaaaattaagAACTAATGAAGAATTGTTCACTTCTCTCCTTGACTTGATTGTGGCGAGAGtcaaacctctcgcttcgcctttTCCTCTGGTGAAACTTAAATCTCGGGCGGGAACAAGTTCACGTTTTAGTTTGCCGGTTGGCGAGCtaggcaaacaaatatatttggAGCTAACAGCATTCTTTACATTTGTATATTGAAAAGATACCTGGAGCCAGAAGAACAGTTGCGCACGacaggtttgttgttttgtcaaattTCGACAAAGTAACGTTAGGAAGTGGAGAGAAagctattagctagctaagttacctAGCTAACCAACGTTAGCTACTGTACTAACGTTAGTTATCTAGGCATTTATTTACTAGCCAATTATCACCGGGACATAGCTATATTACTAGCTAAGTATTATCCCACAACTGCAGTCAACTCACCATGTAACGTGATGTGATCTTTAAAGATTCTTATCATGTTTTGTGTTCTCCCTCTAGCTAACAGTAACTTCGTTTGGTCGAGGAGGATGATGATATCCAAGGGACAGAAGCGCAAACTCCATGATGATGTCGTGGGGGGCATGCGTAGCGCCACTTGGGAGAGCCAGCGGCAATCAGTGCTGGTCATCTCCCTCGACAAGTACCACCGCGGGAAGGCACTGGTGGAGCCTAGTTTGCGCCGCTCCGTGTTGATAACCAACACCCTTCGGCAGATACACATAGAAAACAAGCCTCCATCTGGGTTAGTTAACCTGTCAGGACCTGTGCCACCCATGGTCCCATCTAACCCCTGCACCCACCGGGAGTCTGGTCTGGGTGTTGTAAACAGTGTCGAGGACATGGAGGAGGTCTGGATGTCCTCAGAGAGTGACTTCTCCCTGTCAGCTGCTGTCTCCTCCATCCTGAAAGAACTAGACTTGGCCGTTGATGGAGGGCCAGGGCCTCAGGCACCTCAGAGGACACCTTTCATGTCCATTGAGAACCTACCTGGAGACCTGGGGTTCAAACAGGCCCCCACATGGCACTGGAGTTCTGAGTGGCGCCCTGAGGGTTCTAGAACCTCAGAGGGGGTGGCATTTGGTAGTGTGGAGGAGGTCATGCATTCCAGCTACCTGCAGGATGTGAAACTGGATGAACTTTTCCATGACATTGACACATCTGTGTTTGACAGGGAGATGGGGGTCCGAGCACTCTCTGCTGCAGCCAGTGACGAGCTGCTTAAgtactctctctcctccgttccgTCCACTtcgccctctcccttctccctcaacCAGAGCTTCAGGGACCTGAATGAGCTGGAGCACATCATGGAAATACTGGTAGAGTCTTGATCACCAGAACGTTGAGGAAATTATTACATTATAAAGAGAACA
This genomic interval from Salvelinus sp. IW2-2015 linkage group LG22, ASM291031v2, whole genome shotgun sequence contains the following:
- the LOC111982807 gene encoding SERTA domain-containing protein 3; this encodes MMISKGQKRKLHDDVVGGMRSATWESQRQSVLVISLDKYHRGKALVEPSLRRSVLITNTLRQIHIENKPPSGLVNLSGPVPPMVPSNPCTHRESGLGVVNSVEDMEEVWMSSESDFSLSAAVSSILKELDLAVDGGPGPQAPQRTPFMSIENLPGDLGFKQAPTWHWSSEWRPEGSRTSEGVAFGSVEEVMHSSYLQDVKLDELFHDIDTSVFDREMGVRALSAAASDELLKYSLSSVPSTSPSPFSLNQSFRDLNELEHIMEILVES
- the LOC111982809 gene encoding flavin reductase (NADPH); translation: MSESIKNVAIFGATGMTGLVTLPLAVAAGYNVTVLVRDPARLPAEHKACRVVVGDVLNKEDVKKTIEGQDVVIIILGTRSDLSPTTMMSEGTRNILDAMKARGIRKVVGCMSAFLLWDRSKVPPRLLPVTEDHDRMYMVLKESGLDFVAVMPPHIDDNFPLTEKYTVTENMLKGRVISKYDLGHFFVKCLSISDWDRKTVGVCGEYS